One window from the genome of Nitrosospira multiformis encodes:
- a CDS encoding LEA type 2 family protein — protein MNRCVLLISTLLLILSGCAALRLHEPLRVSVAGIEPLEGRGMEARFAVHLRIQNHDGTPLDYDGIGLDLDLRGMSFASGVSDQQGTIPRFGETVITVPVTVPGTAMIRHAFGFATGDRTKADYRLRGHLGGQGFSIGRYFDSKGEITLPAMPPEQVH, from the coding sequence ATGAATCGTTGCGTACTACTCATTTCCACGCTGCTCCTCATTTTATCCGGATGCGCGGCACTCCGTCTGCATGAACCGCTTCGCGTCTCCGTAGCCGGAATCGAACCATTGGAGGGAAGGGGTATGGAAGCACGTTTCGCGGTACATCTCAGGATTCAGAATCATGATGGCACGCCCCTTGACTATGATGGCATCGGACTCGATCTCGATTTGCGTGGGATGAGCTTCGCGAGTGGAGTAAGCGATCAGCAGGGCACGATACCCCGCTTTGGGGAAACGGTAATCACGGTGCCGGTAACAGTTCCTGGGACGGCTATGATTCGTCATGCCTTCGGGTTCGCCACCGGCGATCGTACCAAGGCCGATTACCGGCTGCGTGGGCACCTTGGCGGACAGGGATTTTCCATCGGGCGGTACTTCGACTCAAAAGGAGAAATTACGCTGCCAGCCATGCCGCCGGAGCAGGTACACTAA